From a single Paenibacillus sp. FSL W8-0426 genomic region:
- a CDS encoding glycosyltransferase family 4 protein: MKIAMVAPEKLPLPGNGSVEICILAIARELAERHEVTIISRTVPGFPQKEQRQGITIRRVPAPSPDSYTRAVLRVLKNEAFDLIQVDNRPRSMATIKRSLPDIPVVLYLHSLTFAQPGASRLAMLRQADLIAVNSRSLKERLGRRFPSLKQHMRIVPLGTDLNRFAPASRAEKEQLRKQLGVTQPFCVLYAGRLIPRKGVNVLIRAVAILQQKHPVQLLIAGKGPPSYVRKLRRLADRKQVQATFCGQIAHERMERLYRAADCIVCPSQKHEAFGLVNVEAMASGLPVIASDNGGIREIIQTGNEGYLVYAYDKPESFALRLNQLASNPELAQSMGQKGRICAVSRYSWSRTAMHLEAAYTRLIRG, from the coding sequence ATGAAAATAGCGATGGTTGCACCCGAAAAGCTGCCTCTGCCCGGAAACGGATCTGTTGAAATCTGCATTCTGGCCATTGCCCGCGAACTCGCTGAACGGCACGAAGTCACCATTATTAGCCGCACGGTGCCGGGATTTCCGCAGAAAGAACAACGGCAAGGCATCACCATTCGCCGCGTTCCTGCTCCAAGCCCGGACAGTTATACCAGGGCGGTGCTCCGTGTATTGAAAAATGAAGCCTTCGACCTGATCCAGGTCGATAACCGGCCACGATCCATGGCTACCATCAAACGAAGCTTGCCCGACATTCCGGTTGTGCTTTACCTGCATTCCCTCACCTTTGCACAACCGGGGGCGTCCAGACTGGCGATGCTTCGCCAGGCGGACTTGATTGCCGTCAACAGCAGATCGCTTAAGGAGCGGCTTGGTCGCCGATTTCCTTCTTTGAAACAGCACATGCGCATCGTTCCGCTCGGAACCGATTTGAATCGATTTGCTCCTGCAAGCCGTGCCGAGAAAGAACAGCTGCGCAAACAACTAGGGGTCACCCAACCGTTTTGCGTTCTTTACGCAGGAAGACTCATACCTCGCAAAGGCGTGAACGTTCTCATTCGAGCCGTCGCCATCCTTCAGCAGAAACACCCTGTACAGCTGTTGATTGCGGGTAAAGGGCCGCCAAGTTACGTACGCAAGCTGCGGCGTTTAGCTGACAGAAAACAGGTCCAGGCAACTTTTTGCGGACAGATCGCCCATGAACGGATGGAACGATTATATCGTGCTGCCGATTGTATCGTCTGCCCATCGCAAAAACATGAAGCATTTGGCCTCGTCAACGTTGAAGCCATGGCATCCGGATTGCCCGTCATTGCATCGGACAACGGAGGTATTCGCGAGATCATCCAGACTGGAAACGAAGGATATCTGGTGTATGCCTACGACAAACCGGAATCGTTTGCCCTGCGTCTGAATCAGCTCGCATCCAACCCTGAACTCGCCCAAAGCATGGGCCAAAAAGGAAGGATTTGCGCAGTTAGCCGATACAGTTGGTCACGTACGGCCATGCACCTGGAAGCAGCGTATACCCGGCTCATTCGCGGATAG
- a CDS encoding HIRAN domain-containing protein, producing the protein MIKLFVAMQGMEKYHGTEALNVGDTLFLVKDPDNRTDRQAIKVVMPPIGTVGYIVNNSLEVPHGCWTGSGVYDVFHQQTCARVRFCMKDLIILEMIEMMHVPIPHMDSFIKGRKIQGTKHEGRTGGQ; encoded by the coding sequence ATGATCAAATTATTTGTGGCCATGCAAGGAATGGAAAAGTATCATGGCACGGAAGCGTTGAATGTCGGAGATACTCTCTTTTTGGTCAAGGATCCGGATAACCGCACGGACCGTCAAGCCATTAAAGTCGTCATGCCGCCGATCGGCACTGTCGGTTATATCGTAAACAACTCGCTTGAAGTGCCCCATGGATGCTGGACAGGCAGCGGGGTATATGACGTATTCCACCAACAGACCTGTGCCAGAGTGCGATTCTGCATGAAGGACCTGATCATTCTGGAGATGATTGAAATGATGCATGTGCCCATTCCCCATATGGATTCGTTTATCAAGGGCCGGAAGATACAAGGCACAAAGCACGAGGGCAGAACAGGAGGGCAATAA
- a CDS encoding transcriptional regulator, protein MTEKLIRLLRILQAIQANPGISAKELALKCDTTVRTIYRDLRILDRVAPIINEGYGKGYRFIGEFALYPLNFTEQEAMVFSMLPSVVDTSQLPAGFDSAFDKVISAHTKSKSKNNEIVENIAGIIRMGTPAYREEGKDPNLLIPIIEAILDQQTIRTQYHTLTNNEITVRDIDPYYLIPRDQRFYLIGYCHMQQRVRLFRISRFLDVLQTNKHFDKSDFNIIQYMKNTWSVDRGDEHIHFKVRFTEKIAPYIKEEEMFVRPRMTDLPDGSLLFEVTLNSSREFLQWLYQYGPEAEVLEPREYRREIRNQLMEWLKSYEGDH, encoded by the coding sequence ATGACAGAGAAATTAATTCGTCTGCTGCGCATACTTCAAGCTATACAAGCGAATCCCGGAATTTCAGCCAAGGAATTGGCTTTGAAATGCGACACCACCGTTCGTACGATCTATCGAGATCTGCGGATTTTGGACAGGGTGGCCCCCATTATCAATGAGGGTTATGGAAAGGGTTATCGTTTTATAGGCGAGTTTGCCTTATATCCCTTGAACTTTACCGAACAGGAGGCGATGGTATTTTCCATGCTTCCGTCCGTGGTGGATACTTCGCAGCTGCCGGCTGGATTTGACTCGGCATTTGACAAGGTTATTTCGGCTCACACCAAATCAAAATCAAAAAATAATGAAATCGTGGAAAACATTGCAGGCATTATTCGCATGGGTACTCCCGCATATCGGGAAGAAGGCAAAGATCCCAATCTGCTCATCCCCATTATTGAAGCGATCCTTGATCAGCAAACGATTCGAACCCAGTATCATACGCTTACGAACAATGAAATTACAGTCAGGGATATTGATCCCTATTATTTGATTCCGCGCGACCAGCGTTTCTATCTCATCGGTTACTGTCATATGCAGCAAAGGGTAAGATTGTTCAGAATCAGCCGTTTTCTCGATGTTTTGCAGACCAACAAGCATTTTGACAAGAGTGATTTCAATATCATTCAATATATGAAAAATACGTGGTCTGTCGACCGTGGCGACGAACATATTCATTTCAAGGTGAGATTTACCGAAAAAATAGCTCCCTACATAAAAGAAGAAGAGATGTTTGTCCGTCCGCGAATGACAGATCTGCCCGATGGCAGCTTGTTGTTCGAGGTAACGTTAAACAGCAGTCGAGAGTTTCTGCAATGGTTGTACCAATACGGACCTGAAGCAGAGGTCCTCGAGCCCCGGGAATATCGCAGAGAGATCCGGAATCAACTGATGGAATGGTTGAAAAGCTATGAGGGTGATCATTAG
- a CDS encoding 50S ribosomal protein L25 translates to MKSNGEMAQLTATPRTEKKGAALRLLRQGGRIPAVVYGPGIEGTAIHVDEKEMLKVARTGRSEMFNLELEGGKKVPVLIKDQQERNGRLLHVDFLQISKNKPVSVSIPLDFQGTAAGSKAGGVFQSQEVQLEVEGLPADLPSSIEVDVSGLEIGDRLTASDITLAKGLKLVTPADSIIASVMPPQALVEEETTSEEADAESAASGKDIEEA, encoded by the coding sequence ATGAAATCCAACGGAGAAATGGCTCAACTGACGGCTACACCCAGAACCGAAAAAAAAGGCGCCGCGCTGCGCCTGTTGAGACAAGGCGGCCGGATTCCAGCGGTAGTGTATGGACCGGGAATCGAGGGAACCGCCATACATGTCGATGAAAAAGAAATGCTCAAAGTGGCCCGAACCGGTCGTTCCGAAATGTTCAACCTTGAACTGGAAGGCGGAAAAAAAGTGCCTGTTCTGATCAAGGACCAGCAGGAGCGCAACGGCCGCCTGCTGCATGTGGACTTTTTGCAAATATCGAAGAATAAACCGGTTTCGGTCAGCATTCCGCTCGATTTCCAAGGGACGGCTGCCGGTTCCAAAGCGGGCGGCGTATTTCAGTCCCAGGAGGTACAGCTCGAGGTTGAAGGTTTGCCTGCCGATCTCCCGTCCTCCATTGAAGTGGATGTTAGCGGCTTGGAAATCGGGGATCGTCTGACTGCTTCCGACATTACCCTTGCCAAAGGGCTTAAACTGGTGACGCCTGCAGATTCCATCATTGCTTCAGTCATGCCGCCGCAAGCTTTGGTTGAGGAAGAAACAACCTCTGAAGAGGCTGATGCAGAATCGGCAGCTTCCGGAAAAGATATAGAAGAAGCATAA
- the pulA gene encoding type I pullulanase, protein MDTKAVGTMLEWTEFRYEGNDLGLTYTRAASTFKLWAPTARQVTLLIFDEQGTYGEDGRVTEHEGGISHTMTRSAEGIWSLRLEGDWNSHYYMYRLVHEDGRVAIAPDPYAHAVTANGQRTAIIDMDATNPADWENDARPAFLHPIDAVVYELHVRDFSSDPQADIPFKGKYLAFAASGLTDRDGNAIGVDHLAELGITHVHLMPVADYQTVDELLLADAGPHERLPYNWGYDPQHYNVPEGSYSTDPRDPSTRIREFKTMVQSLHRQGIRVVLDVVYNHTFSVNEGPFDRIVPGYYYRYWENGTLSNGSGVGNELATERPMVRKYILDSLLHWAEEYHVDGFRFDLMGLIDTDTMNELTRELKERIDPAILIYGEPWTGGDSPLNRKTLKGAQRGQGFAVFNDHFRGAIKGDSDGAGKGFATGAGGKEKDIVAGVAGAIDDFTITPAETINYVTAHDNLNLWDKIATTMNLRPQLGFPEWQGGQPVGGGSAESAVRAADPYRLVDEEDVLECDMVRRSLLSSGIVLTSQGIPFLHAGDEMLRSKFGDQNSYRSDDVVNSIVWKNKSRFRAVFDYYRGLIQLRRTHPAFRMIHADQIRKHLQFLRAEGQMVVFMLKDGANKDSWNRIVVIYNASAQPQPLTLPEGTWHVVVNDRRAGTEAIDSVQGTVLVERLSLMVLYDMEQAGITEPAVIEVNAPRQAYSPGEKARIRAVVLDSLGNVVPNAKTTWTSSAPEVLRIEEDGTIEAIQAGDAVITARYGDIAAYSLLLVEERYAERLEIVGENVLYTTRISRLRALVLDQFGQPLSGMRVRWHSSHPETAAVSSAGIVRGLAPGHVRITAETEGVRGSIDIAVHRQTSRLVTLRYERQDRQYDGWDVWVWGTGMQDGAVRLERNGDAAEARFRVASGLQHLGLIIRLNEWEAKDTCGDRYVDITPEDENVLIVVQSGSDHMQVIRDAGRMNDLSSA, encoded by the coding sequence ATGGATACAAAGGCGGTGGGAACGATGCTGGAATGGACCGAATTTCGTTATGAGGGCAATGATCTTGGTTTAACCTATACCCGTGCTGCAAGCACGTTTAAGCTGTGGGCGCCCACAGCTCGGCAGGTTACGCTGCTGATTTTTGATGAGCAAGGGACTTATGGTGAGGATGGACGGGTAACCGAACATGAGGGCGGAATTTCCCATACCATGACTCGAAGTGCCGAAGGGATATGGAGTCTGCGCTTGGAGGGGGATTGGAACAGCCATTATTATATGTACCGACTCGTTCACGAGGATGGGCGCGTTGCCATTGCGCCGGACCCTTATGCGCACGCGGTCACAGCCAATGGGCAGCGCACGGCCATTATCGATATGGACGCAACGAATCCTGCTGATTGGGAGAATGATGCCAGACCCGCATTTTTGCATCCGATTGATGCCGTCGTTTACGAACTTCACGTTCGCGATTTCTCTTCCGATCCCCAAGCTGATATTCCGTTTAAAGGAAAATATCTGGCCTTTGCCGCATCAGGGCTGACGGATCGGGACGGAAATGCCATCGGGGTGGACCACCTCGCCGAATTGGGGATTACCCATGTGCATTTGATGCCTGTCGCGGATTACCAAACCGTGGATGAACTGCTTCTGGCGGATGCGGGTCCCCATGAAAGGCTGCCTTACAATTGGGGTTACGATCCCCAGCATTACAATGTGCCGGAAGGATCGTATTCGACCGACCCGCGGGACCCTTCAACAAGGATCCGCGAATTCAAGACCATGGTCCAATCCCTGCATAGGCAAGGCATTCGCGTCGTGCTTGACGTGGTATACAATCACACGTTCAGCGTGAATGAAGGACCTTTCGACCGGATTGTACCGGGGTATTATTACCGTTATTGGGAGAACGGGACGCTTAGTAACGGATCAGGGGTTGGCAATGAGCTGGCCACGGAGCGGCCGATGGTGCGGAAATACATTTTGGATTCCCTGCTTCATTGGGCAGAAGAATATCATGTAGACGGATTTCGTTTCGACCTAATGGGGCTGATCGATACGGACACGATGAACGAACTGACGCGAGAATTGAAAGAGAGAATTGATCCGGCGATACTGATTTATGGCGAGCCATGGACGGGCGGGGATTCGCCGCTGAATCGAAAAACGCTCAAAGGCGCCCAACGCGGTCAAGGCTTCGCCGTGTTCAACGATCATTTTCGTGGAGCCATTAAAGGGGACAGTGACGGTGCAGGCAAAGGATTCGCTACCGGAGCCGGCGGCAAGGAGAAAGACATCGTCGCAGGTGTTGCGGGAGCCATCGACGACTTTACGATCACGCCAGCGGAAACGATCAATTATGTTACGGCCCATGACAATCTCAATCTATGGGATAAAATCGCCACGACGATGAACTTGAGGCCCCAGCTTGGTTTTCCCGAATGGCAAGGGGGACAGCCGGTTGGCGGCGGGAGCGCGGAATCCGCAGTAAGGGCAGCAGACCCGTATCGTTTGGTGGATGAAGAAGATGTGCTGGAATGTGATATGGTTCGGCGTTCGTTGTTGTCTTCAGGCATTGTGCTGACCTCGCAGGGGATTCCGTTTCTGCATGCCGGAGATGAGATGCTGCGCTCGAAGTTTGGCGACCAGAACAGCTATCGCAGCGATGATGTGGTGAATTCGATCGTTTGGAAAAATAAATCCAGGTTTAGGGCCGTATTCGACTATTATCGCGGGCTGATTCAGCTGCGCCGGACGCACCCTGCCTTTCGCATGATTCATGCGGATCAGATCAGGAAGCACCTGCAATTCCTCCGGGCCGAAGGGCAAATGGTTGTTTTTATGCTTAAGGACGGAGCCAACAAGGATAGCTGGAACCGAATCGTTGTCATCTACAATGCTTCTGCCCAGCCTCAGCCGTTAACCCTGCCTGAAGGGACTTGGCATGTGGTCGTCAATGACCGGCGGGCCGGCACGGAGGCGATTGACAGCGTGCAAGGGACTGTGCTGGTTGAGCGTTTGTCGCTGATGGTGTTATATGACATGGAGCAGGCAGGCATTACCGAACCCGCCGTGATCGAAGTCAATGCTCCGCGGCAGGCGTATAGCCCTGGCGAGAAGGCAAGGATACGCGCCGTCGTGCTTGACAGTTTGGGCAATGTAGTGCCGAATGCGAAGACGACGTGGACGTCTTCGGCCCCCGAGGTGCTCCGGATCGAAGAGGATGGAACGATCGAGGCAATCCAAGCCGGAGATGCGGTCATTACGGCCCGATACGGAGATATCGCTGCTTACAGTCTATTGCTGGTCGAAGAGCGATATGCCGAACGGCTCGAAATTGTTGGAGAAAACGTGTTGTATACGACGCGCATTAGCCGGCTGAGGGCATTGGTGCTGGATCAGTTCGGTCAGCCTCTATCGGGAATGCGCGTTCGCTGGCACTCTTCGCATCCGGAAACGGCCGCGGTCAGTTCCGCCGGGATCGTTCGCGGCTTGGCACCTGGCCATGTCCGGATTACAGCGGAGACGGAAGGAGTCCGGGGATCGATCGACATTGCGGTTCATAGGCAGACGTCGCGGTTGGTCACGCTTCGGTACGAGCGTCAGGATCGGCAGTATGACGGATGGGATGTATGGGTATGGGGCACGGGCATGCAGGATGGCGCCGTGCGCTTGGAAAGGAACGGCGATGCGGCGGAGGCGCGTTTCCGGGTGGCCTCCGGTCTGCAGCATCTCGGGCTGATCATTCGCCTGAATGAATGGGAGGCCAAGGATACGTGCGGCGACCGATACGTTGATATTACGCCCGAGGACGAGAATGTGCTGATCGTCGTCCAGAGTGGTTCCGACCATATGCAGGTGATACGCGATGCAGGGAGAATGAATGATCTCAGCAGTGCATAA
- a CDS encoding extracellular solute-binding protein, with protein MSPRVRMSRLGAGMMVLTLSAGLLAGCGGEKAPAEGEGPFPINISLMQVGDVPAKENGIEKKIEEYTGTDLNVQWIPQSAFDDKVNVMVASGEMPTIMRVNYVPTTFNAARSGLFWELGPYLKDYKNLSAQSKAYFDNIKIDGKIYGIPNFRDIGRTAIVYRKDWFDKLKLDVPKTLDDWYDIMLAMRKNDPDGNGKEDTYGTLLYKKYNEGVSSPLTRIAVSIGGVNKWGVDEAGKLTPEFLTPEYVDTMKLFKRLFSEGLINSDFPALDPSDADKKIDSGLVGMKLNGVAQNGKSFQQRLTPNVADGEIDVVPFQGKDGIRIAGEPGNYGMLVIPKASVPDEEQLKRVLTFLDQLLDEELSTLQLRGLEGVHYTKTADGKTEFKDFDGYQREVKPYRDNLLNIEGYNVAELVDLPIGMKGTKMARENEQYAIANPALTLSSDIYTERGQELDQMIWDAQTKYIMGKIDDAGWEQEVANWRKSGGDQLIQELEASYAELNGK; from the coding sequence ATGAGCCCACGAGTACGGATGTCCCGATTAGGCGCGGGGATGATGGTCTTGACCTTGTCCGCCGGATTGTTGGCAGGATGCGGAGGCGAAAAGGCGCCTGCCGAGGGGGAAGGCCCGTTTCCCATCAACATTTCGTTGATGCAGGTGGGCGACGTGCCTGCCAAGGAAAACGGGATCGAGAAAAAGATCGAGGAATATACGGGTACCGATCTGAATGTACAGTGGATACCGCAGTCGGCTTTTGACGACAAAGTCAACGTCATGGTGGCATCCGGCGAAATGCCCACCATCATGCGGGTGAATTATGTGCCAACCACGTTTAATGCAGCCCGATCTGGATTGTTCTGGGAACTGGGCCCTTACCTGAAGGATTACAAAAACCTGTCTGCCCAATCGAAGGCGTACTTCGACAATATCAAGATTGACGGCAAAATCTACGGCATTCCCAATTTCCGGGACATTGGCCGTACGGCGATCGTATACCGGAAGGATTGGTTCGACAAGCTGAAGCTGGACGTTCCGAAGACGCTGGACGACTGGTACGACATCATGCTGGCGATGCGCAAAAACGATCCGGACGGCAACGGCAAGGAAGATACTTACGGCACGTTGTTGTACAAAAAGTATAATGAAGGCGTGTCCTCCCCGCTCACGCGCATTGCCGTAAGCATTGGCGGCGTAAACAAGTGGGGCGTGGATGAGGCAGGCAAACTCACTCCCGAATTTCTGACGCCAGAGTATGTGGACACGATGAAGCTGTTCAAACGCTTATTCAGCGAAGGGCTGATCAACAGCGATTTTCCGGCCCTCGATCCTTCGGATGCGGACAAAAAGATCGACTCCGGCCTCGTCGGCATGAAGCTGAACGGCGTGGCCCAGAACGGGAAGTCCTTCCAGCAGCGTCTGACCCCCAATGTAGCGGACGGAGAAATTGACGTGGTTCCGTTCCAGGGCAAGGACGGCATACGCATTGCCGGCGAGCCAGGCAACTATGGCATGCTCGTGATTCCAAAAGCTTCCGTGCCGGACGAGGAGCAGTTGAAGCGGGTGCTCACCTTCCTTGACCAGCTTCTGGACGAAGAGTTAAGCACGTTGCAATTGCGCGGGCTTGAGGGAGTGCATTATACGAAAACGGCGGACGGCAAAACCGAATTCAAGGACTTTGATGGGTATCAACGCGAGGTGAAGCCGTACCGCGATAACCTGCTTAACATCGAAGGTTATAACGTCGCCGAGCTGGTTGATCTGCCCATCGGCATGAAGGGAACCAAAATGGCGCGCGAAAACGAGCAATATGCCATTGCGAATCCTGCGTTAACATTGTCATCGGATATCTACACCGAGCGCGGGCAAGAGCTGGATCAGATGATCTGGGACGCCCAGACCAAATACATTATGGGCAAAATCGACGACGCCGGCTGGGAGCAGGAGGTTGCGAACTGGAGAAAATCGGGAGGCGACCAGTTGATTCAGGAACTGGAAGCTTCCTATGCCGAATTGAACGGGAAATGA